A genomic segment from Etheostoma spectabile isolate EspeVRDwgs_2016 chromosome 11, UIUC_Espe_1.0, whole genome shotgun sequence encodes:
- the LOC116698176 gene encoding trace amine-associated receptor 13c-like: protein MEVEDGAELCFPQFPNTSCRKPSSPWPQTLLIYIVCYSISLTTVTLNLLIIISISHFRQLHTPTNILLRSLAVSDFLVGLVLMPVEVLRQTSCWFLGDFVCFLYNYLSIIITVSSIGDIVLISVDRYVAICDPLHYTTRITMNRVKLSVCLCWLYSASYSFFFVKDDLTQPGRYNSCYGECLLIIDYFTGLIDLVLSFIVPVTVIVTLYLRVFAVAVSQARAMRSHITAVTLQLSGTPKAKKSELKAARTLGVLIVVFLICYCPFYCVSLAGDSLVNASFETYVLVVFYSNSGLNPVIYALFYPWFRKAVKLIVTIQILRPGSRENNMM from the exons ATGGAGGTTGAGGACGGAGCCGAGCTCTGCTTTCCACAGTTCCCAAACACCTCCTGCAGGAAGCCCTCGTCTCCTTGGCCCCAAACACTGCTCATTTACATTGTGTGCTACTCCATCTCTCTGACCACTGTGACTCTCAACCTGCTCATCATCATCTCAATCTCCCACTTCAG GCAGCTCCACACCCCTACCAACATCCTCCTCCGCTCTCTGGCTGTCTCAGACTTTCTAGTGGGCCTCGTGCTGATGCCTGTAGAAGTTCTCCGACAAACATCCTGCTGGTTTCTTggtgactttgtgtgttttctttataattATCTTTCAATCATCATTACTGTATCCTCAATAGGTGACATAGTGCTCATATCAGTTGACCGTTATGTGGCTATTTGTGACCCTCTGCATTACACCACCAGAATCACCATGAACAGAGTTAAActcagtgtttgtctgtgttggcTCTATTCTGCTTCCTACagctttttctttgtgaaggatGACCTGACTCAACCAGGGAGGTATAATTCCTGCTACGGAGAATGTTTGTTGATCATTGACTATTTCACAGGACTAATAgatcttgttttgtcctttaTTGTTCCAGTTACTGTCATCGTAACTCTATATCTGAGAGTATTTGCCGTGGCTGTATCTCAGGCCCGTGCCATGCGCTCTCACATTACAGCTGTCACACTCCAGCTGTCAGGGACTCCAAAGGCAAAGAAATCAGAGCTGAAAGCAGCCAGGACTCTTGGTGTTCTGATAGTTGTGTTTCTAATATGTTACTGTCCATTTTACTGTGTTTCTCTTGCAGGTGACAGCTTGGTCAATGCTTCATTTGAAACCTATGTTCTTGTTGTGTTCTATTCTAACTCTGGTCTAAACCCTGTGATCTATGCCTTATTTTACCCTTGGTTTAGAAAAGCAGTTAAACTCATAGTTACTATCCAGATACTGCGGCCTGGCTCCCGTGAGAACAATATGATGTAG